The following coding sequences lie in one Alloacidobacterium dinghuense genomic window:
- the trpS gene encoding tryptophan--tRNA ligase, with protein sequence MSISSSAPLKRVLSGMRPTGKLHLGNYMGALHNWVRLQHEYECYFFIADWHALTTDYADTSQIRPNTREVILDFLGAGLDPAHSVLFVQSDIKQHAELHLLFSMITPLGWLERVPTYKEQQENITGKDLSTYGFLGYPLLQSADILIYQPDFVPVGQDQVAHVELTREVARRFNQFYPGAQGSEILPEPQVLLTPSPKLPGTDGRKMSKSYGNTILLTDPEPVVRQKLKPMVTDPARVRRTDPGNPDVCPVGDLHKVFSSQETLAKVYDGCTTASIGCIECKGWVADSVVKVLQPIQERRAGYEANPKKVDEILEDGKQRATTRAEQTMVEVRSAVGIG encoded by the coding sequence GTGTCGATTTCCTCTTCTGCTCCCTTGAAGCGCGTGCTGAGCGGCATGCGCCCGACTGGCAAACTTCATCTTGGCAACTATATGGGCGCGCTGCACAACTGGGTGCGGCTGCAACATGAGTACGAGTGCTACTTCTTTATCGCCGACTGGCATGCGCTGACGACCGATTACGCAGACACGTCGCAGATCCGGCCCAATACGCGCGAGGTGATTCTGGATTTTCTAGGGGCGGGGCTTGATCCGGCGCATAGCGTGCTCTTTGTCCAGAGCGATATCAAGCAGCATGCCGAGTTGCATCTGCTCTTCTCGATGATTACTCCGCTGGGGTGGCTGGAGCGCGTGCCTACGTACAAAGAGCAGCAGGAGAATATCACCGGTAAGGACCTTTCGACGTATGGATTTCTCGGGTATCCGCTGCTGCAGTCGGCGGACATTCTGATTTATCAGCCGGATTTTGTGCCTGTGGGTCAGGACCAGGTGGCGCATGTGGAGCTTACGCGGGAGGTGGCTCGGCGGTTTAATCAGTTCTATCCCGGCGCTCAGGGTTCAGAGATACTTCCCGAACCGCAGGTTCTCTTGACGCCTTCGCCGAAGCTGCCGGGGACGGATGGGCGGAAGATGTCGAAGAGTTATGGGAATACGATTCTGCTGACTGATCCGGAGCCAGTGGTGCGGCAGAAGCTGAAGCCTATGGTGACCGATCCGGCGCGGGTGCGGCGGACCGATCCTGGGAATCCGGATGTTTGCCCGGTGGGAGATCTGCATAAGGTTTTTTCGTCGCAGGAGACGCTGGCCAAGGTTTACGACGGGTGCACGACGGCTTCGATTGGCTGCATTGAGTGCAAGGGCTGGGTTGCGGATTCGGTCGTGAAGGTTCTTCAGCCGATTCAGGAGCGGCGCGCTGGGTATGAGGCGAATCCAAAAAAGGTGGATGAGATTTTAGAGGACGGGAAGCAGCGGGCTACGACGCGGGCGGAGCAGACGATGGTGGAAGTGCGCTCGGCTGTGGGGATTGGGTAA
- a CDS encoding DoxX family protein: MDRNAFALAILRIAVGALFLIFGEYKVFGTQFTLRGGFEFWIHRFLQNGGAYPFMVPVLEKIVLPHSTAIAFLVAYGELAIGLALVVGILVRTASAFGLVYMLSLLFSSNYPGAHAPFWEYFGASLDHSVLALCFLAFMIGRSDERLSLKQLLAKYRSVLGFSPELQTKRK; the protein is encoded by the coding sequence GTGGATCGAAACGCCTTCGCCCTTGCAATATTACGAATTGCAGTCGGCGCGCTCTTCCTCATCTTCGGCGAATACAAAGTCTTCGGCACGCAGTTCACCCTGCGTGGTGGATTCGAGTTCTGGATCCATCGCTTCCTGCAAAATGGCGGAGCGTATCCGTTCATGGTTCCTGTGCTCGAGAAGATCGTGCTGCCACACTCGACAGCGATCGCTTTCCTCGTCGCATACGGCGAGCTGGCAATCGGACTGGCCCTCGTAGTCGGAATCTTGGTAAGAACCGCCAGCGCCTTCGGGCTGGTCTACATGCTTTCGCTGCTATTCTCGTCGAATTACCCCGGCGCACACGCTCCGTTCTGGGAATACTTCGGAGCTTCGCTCGATCATTCCGTGCTCGCCTTGTGTTTTCTCGCCTTCATGATCGGTCGCAGCGACGAGCGTCTATCGCTAAAGCAACTTTTGGCAAAGTATCGTTCAGTTCTTGGCTTTTCGCCTGAGCTACAGACTAAAAGGAAATGA
- a CDS encoding PIN domain-containing protein, translating into MGLILDTSALIASERNGETVRQILQHVRAAHGETEVAISAITVVEFTHGIYRARTDADHKRRRAFAEEVYRDLIVRPVTLEIAQLAGQIEGEQAALGNVIPLEDLLIGATALHLGFDVLTVNVKHFQRIPALKVISF; encoded by the coding sequence ATGGGACTGATCCTCGATACCAGTGCCTTGATTGCAAGCGAACGGAACGGGGAGACAGTCAGGCAAATTCTTCAGCACGTACGTGCCGCTCATGGCGAAACTGAGGTTGCCATTTCAGCGATCACCGTTGTTGAGTTCACACACGGCATTTATCGCGCTAGAACGGATGCAGATCATAAACGGCGACGAGCCTTCGCAGAAGAAGTGTATCGAGACCTGATCGTACGTCCGGTTACGCTGGAGATAGCGCAGCTTGCCGGACAAATAGAAGGTGAGCAGGCTGCTCTAGGAAATGTCATACCTTTAGAAGACCTTTTGATCGGAGCGACCGCACTACATCTTGGCTTCGACGTCCTGACGGTCAATGTAAAGCACTTTCAACGCATTCCCGCTCTGAAGGTCATTTCCTTTTAG
- a CDS encoding type II toxin-antitoxin system Phd/YefM family antitoxin, with the protein MATIHISVNEAVREFAALLDRVRAGAEVVIEDGPITVAVLKSPTPPHRTISESIALAEARTKELGCEPVMDADFAADLEEIIHNRKPRDTSAWD; encoded by the coding sequence ATGGCTACGATCCACATCTCGGTCAATGAAGCAGTTCGCGAGTTCGCGGCTCTGTTGGATCGCGTTCGAGCGGGTGCGGAAGTTGTCATCGAAGACGGTCCTATTACGGTAGCTGTGCTAAAGTCTCCGACTCCGCCACATCGGACGATTTCGGAATCCATTGCCCTGGCGGAAGCACGCACCAAGGAGCTAGGTTGCGAGCCTGTAATGGATGCGGACTTTGCCGCCGATCTTGAAGAGATCATCCACAACCGCAAGCCACGCGATACATCTGCATGGGACTGA
- a CDS encoding alpha/beta hydrolase, giving the protein MKSWIFALCFVGAAGLSAQTPAWQPPAGFTQTPVWPGTVPDAAPSAGPEVDTTTAKDQLIAGKPLMRLGNVSVPTMTVYPAKGKNTGAAVVVFPGGGYTILAIDLEGTEVCDWLTSSGVTCVLLKYRVPGSGPYPKSPMALEDAQRAVGLVRFHAAEWHLDPHRIGVLGFSAGAHLAAALSTHFDQRLYKPVDAADAVSCRPDFAVVIYPGYLAIADKNFAFNPDVPVTKDTPPTFLLQTEDDHVAHVESSLRYYEALKAAGVPVEMHLYTEGVHGYGLRRTKLPVTGWPQLVDVWLRTIGMVGE; this is encoded by the coding sequence ATGAAGTCTTGGATCTTCGCTCTCTGTTTTGTAGGCGCGGCGGGTTTGAGCGCGCAGACGCCTGCCTGGCAGCCGCCGGCGGGATTTACCCAGACGCCGGTCTGGCCGGGGACGGTTCCGGATGCGGCGCCTTCAGCGGGGCCGGAGGTCGATACGACTACCGCCAAGGACCAGTTGATCGCGGGCAAACCGCTGATGCGGCTCGGCAATGTCTCCGTCCCGACGATGACCGTGTATCCCGCGAAGGGCAAGAATACGGGCGCGGCGGTGGTGGTCTTTCCGGGCGGCGGCTATACGATTCTCGCCATTGATCTGGAAGGCACAGAGGTCTGCGACTGGCTGACTTCTTCCGGCGTTACCTGCGTTCTGCTCAAGTATCGCGTGCCAGGTTCGGGGCCGTATCCGAAATCGCCGATGGCGCTTGAGGATGCGCAGCGGGCGGTTGGGTTGGTGCGCTTCCATGCAGCGGAGTGGCATCTCGATCCACACAGGATTGGCGTGCTGGGCTTTTCGGCGGGCGCGCATCTGGCGGCTGCGTTGAGCACGCACTTTGATCAGCGGCTGTACAAGCCTGTGGATGCGGCGGATGCTGTGAGCTGCCGTCCGGATTTTGCTGTAGTGATTTATCCGGGGTATCTGGCGATTGCCGACAAAAATTTTGCGTTTAATCCGGATGTTCCGGTTACGAAGGACACGCCGCCTACGTTTCTCTTGCAGACGGAGGATGATCATGTGGCCCATGTCGAGAGTTCGCTGCGGTACTACGAGGCGCTGAAGGCTGCCGGGGTTCCGGTGGAGATGCATTTGTACACCGAGGGTGTGCATGGGTATGGGTTGCGGCGGACGAAGCTGCCTGTGACGGGCTGGCCTCAGCTGGTGGATGTATGGTTGCGGACGATTGGGATGGTTGGGGAGTGA
- a CDS encoding site-2 protease family protein, producing MSQQEIVLKVFQFVVLLFALSLHEAAHAWVASRLGDQTARMLGRVTLNPIKHIDPVGTILLPLAMLFLTHGFLFGWARPTPVNTRNFKRVVRDDILTTLAGPVSNILAAVASLIGLVIVAKATPIGALVVKELAMNMLDPSLMQASPVIFPMVMLLYMGILLNLFLAAFNLLPLPPLDGSHIIRHMLPYNALRVYDSLGMISLILILLFGGPVVNLMVSPALYAFNRVLLAL from the coding sequence ATGAGTCAGCAAGAGATTGTTCTTAAGGTTTTTCAATTCGTCGTTCTTCTCTTTGCCTTGAGTCTGCATGAGGCCGCCCACGCGTGGGTGGCGTCCCGGCTCGGGGACCAAACGGCGCGCATGCTGGGGCGCGTGACGCTCAATCCGATCAAGCATATCGATCCGGTCGGCACCATCCTGCTTCCGCTGGCGATGCTGTTCCTAACACATGGATTTCTCTTCGGCTGGGCACGGCCAACGCCGGTAAATACGCGAAACTTCAAGCGCGTCGTGCGCGATGACATCCTGACGACACTCGCCGGACCGGTGAGTAACATCCTCGCTGCGGTGGCGTCGCTGATCGGACTGGTGATCGTCGCCAAAGCGACTCCGATCGGCGCGCTGGTGGTCAAAGAATTGGCGATGAATATGCTCGACCCTTCGCTGATGCAGGCAAGTCCAGTGATCTTTCCGATGGTCATGCTGCTTTATATGGGAATCTTGCTCAACCTGTTTCTCGCAGCCTTTAACCTGTTGCCACTGCCTCCCTTGGACGGATCGCACATTATCCGGCATATGCTGCCGTATAACGCCCTGCGCGTTTACGACTCGCTGGGGATGATCAGCCTGATTCTGATTCTCCTCTTCGGTGGTCCGGTGGTGAACCTGATGGTGAGTCCAGCGCTGTATGCCTTTAACCGGGTGCTGCTGGCCCTGTGA
- a CDS encoding acyltransferase translates to MPRYEYRDLHPSREAEEVYLRWLKYLDEEFTKHRKPELRAELVHDNLHQLMLGQPKGGRLNFTLTSELPFNVLKLSLDSANITLEPEYYGDIDEKRYACIKPLIYFWQMFDRSPIGLNHWLGFRFRAMLGKHIFKHIGNNVKIFHGVEFSFGYNLVIEDDCVIHKFVMLDDRGELIIRKGTSISDYASVYSHAHDPIDGGIVENRRTEVGPKARVTIHASVMAGVNVGEDTIIGANGVATRDIAPHSIVGGVPAKQLKTKDQATPFKDRSTYKAPPSTGEHCE, encoded by the coding sequence ATGCCTCGTTATGAATACCGTGACCTGCATCCCTCGCGTGAAGCCGAGGAAGTGTATCTGCGCTGGCTCAAGTACCTGGATGAAGAGTTCACCAAGCACAGGAAGCCGGAACTGCGCGCCGAGCTGGTGCATGACAATCTGCACCAGCTGATGCTGGGTCAGCCCAAGGGAGGGCGGTTGAACTTCACTCTTACCAGCGAGCTGCCTTTCAACGTGCTGAAGCTGTCGCTCGATTCGGCCAACATAACGCTGGAACCGGAATATTACGGCGACATCGACGAGAAGCGGTATGCCTGCATCAAGCCGCTCATCTACTTCTGGCAGATGTTCGACCGCTCGCCGATTGGGCTGAATCACTGGCTCGGCTTCCGTTTCCGCGCCATGCTGGGCAAGCACATTTTCAAGCACATCGGGAACAACGTAAAGATCTTTCACGGCGTTGAGTTCAGCTTTGGCTACAACCTGGTGATCGAGGACGACTGCGTCATTCACAAGTTCGTGATGCTCGATGACCGCGGCGAATTGATCATCCGCAAGGGAACGTCGATCTCCGACTACGCTTCTGTTTACTCGCATGCGCACGATCCGATTGACGGCGGTATTGTGGAGAACCGCAGGACTGAAGTTGGCCCCAAGGCTCGGGTCACGATTCACGCATCGGTTATGGCAGGCGTGAACGTTGGCGAAGACACGATCATCGGCGCCAATGGTGTCGCAACGAGGGACATTGCGCCGCATTCGATCGTCGGCGGGGTTCCAGCAAAGCAGCTCAAGACCAAGGACCAGGCGACTCCGTTCAAGGATCGCTCGACGTACAAGGCGCCGCCTTCGACGGGTGAGCATTGCGAATAG
- a CDS encoding SIMPL domain-containing protein, whose protein sequence is MIIRKIAVSVAALGLLAAAQAQTIKVDKDNRTIAVTASDKAATNADLAVVHIGFQVFGPDEQSTYASGSTISNAIMDALKKSGVPDKAIESENQNLTPNNYHDPKDSEMDRAKKQFVLNQSWTVKTKPDDAAKVLHVAVEAGANQSGQIDWQSQDMNGLQAKAAANALAKAQVIAQQMAQGLNVKLSGLIYASNQAPESPVRPMPMMMERMGAVAKSNAFAPLAINPRQIEESSTVYAVFAIQ, encoded by the coding sequence ATGATCATTCGGAAGATTGCCGTGAGTGTTGCTGCCCTTGGATTGCTGGCTGCCGCGCAAGCACAAACGATCAAGGTCGATAAAGACAATCGCACGATCGCTGTCACCGCGAGCGATAAGGCAGCGACGAATGCCGATCTGGCCGTTGTGCATATTGGCTTTCAGGTCTTTGGTCCAGATGAGCAGTCAACGTATGCGAGCGGCTCGACGATCTCGAATGCCATTATGGACGCACTGAAGAAGTCGGGAGTTCCAGACAAAGCCATCGAGAGTGAAAACCAGAATCTCACGCCAAACAACTATCACGATCCCAAAGACTCGGAGATGGACCGCGCGAAGAAGCAATTCGTGCTCAACCAGTCGTGGACGGTGAAGACAAAGCCGGATGACGCGGCTAAGGTTCTCCATGTTGCCGTTGAAGCTGGAGCAAACCAGAGCGGCCAGATCGACTGGCAGTCTCAGGACATGAATGGGCTGCAAGCCAAGGCTGCGGCGAATGCTCTGGCCAAGGCGCAGGTCATTGCGCAGCAGATGGCACAAGGGTTGAACGTGAAGCTTTCCGGATTGATCTATGCCAGCAATCAGGCTCCAGAAAGTCCGGTTCGGCCGATGCCAATGATGATGGAGAGAATGGGAGCAGTAGCAAAGTCCAACGCATTTGCTCCTTTGGCGATCAATCCGCGACAGATTGAGGAGTCATCGACTGTCTATGCGGTCTTTGCGATCCAGTGA
- the trpD gene encoding anthranilate phosphoribosyltransferase, which yields MATFPDLLHSIQAGQRTLTRAEARTALREMLTGETSDAEIAELLTVLARRGETVEELTGFAETMRELAIPVPLTDQERSLLIDTCGTGGDDRGTFNISTGAALVAAAAGAKVAKHGNRAVTSKCGSADVLEALGIAVALPPELAVESLRAAGFMFLYAPALHPTMKRVLPVRRALGFRTIFNLAGPLTNPAGAPAQIMGVFAPDRVSLVAETMLHLGVRHAFVVHGSDGLDELTITGASHVAEVRGDEASWRASYVHPEDAGLSRASLSELAGGATAAENAATLERIFAGEKGPKRDIVLLNAAAALVAGRIATDLREGAERAAEAIDSGAARKTVTKLRMFAEKV from the coding sequence ATGGCTACGTTTCCCGATCTTCTTCACTCGATCCAGGCAGGGCAACGCACTCTCACTCGCGCAGAGGCACGCACGGCTTTACGCGAGATGCTGACTGGAGAGACGAGCGATGCCGAAATAGCGGAACTCCTCACCGTGCTGGCGCGCCGCGGCGAAACGGTGGAGGAATTGACAGGCTTCGCTGAGACGATGCGGGAGCTTGCGATTCCGGTTCCGCTCACCGATCAAGAGCGCTCATTGCTCATCGACACTTGCGGTACGGGCGGCGACGACCGCGGCACCTTCAATATCTCGACCGGCGCAGCGCTCGTTGCTGCCGCGGCGGGAGCTAAAGTCGCCAAGCACGGCAATCGTGCCGTGACCTCGAAGTGCGGCTCTGCCGATGTGCTGGAGGCGCTGGGCATCGCGGTCGCGCTGCCGCCCGAATTGGCGGTAGAGTCGCTGCGCGCTGCCGGATTCATGTTCCTTTATGCTCCGGCGCTCCATCCGACGATGAAGCGCGTCCTTCCGGTACGGCGCGCGCTGGGATTCCGCACCATCTTCAATCTCGCGGGGCCGCTGACGAACCCCGCAGGCGCTCCGGCGCAGATCATGGGTGTGTTTGCTCCCGATCGTGTAAGTCTCGTAGCTGAGACGATGCTGCACCTTGGTGTTCGTCACGCATTTGTGGTGCATGGCAGCGATGGACTTGACGAGCTGACAATCACAGGCGCGAGTCATGTAGCGGAAGTGCGCGGAGACGAAGCGAGTTGGCGGGCTTCATACGTTCACCCCGAAGATGCAGGACTTTCGCGTGCGTCGCTCTCAGAGTTAGCAGGAGGCGCGACAGCCGCCGAGAATGCGGCGACGCTGGAACGCATCTTTGCCGGAGAGAAGGGGCCGAAGCGCGACATCGTGCTGCTGAATGCGGCTGCGGCGCTGGTTGCAGGACGAATTGCTACTGATCTGCGAGAAGGTGCTGAGCGCGCGGCGGAAGCGATCGACTCCGGGGCGGCTCGGAAAACTGTGACAAAACTGCGTATGTTTGCTGAGAAGGTTTGA
- a CDS encoding peptidase: MASDSRSNAGYDQVNLCRKMHTFVMPDERAFVILTSGSVSLTQSVITLLREDFNAGEGLAKVPTPYAASRVVGEAVRRVSDLDRAHLEKDDFSFNINLLLGGQVKGSRSGLYLVYPQGNPLSATQDSPYLQIGECKYGRPILDRGIVHGSTPLEVAALYGLLSFDAAMRSNVTVGPPIEMLIYRNDSLHFDGYRSFPADDPELLSIHRQWERALRKAVEDLPKIHFNACLPGH, from the coding sequence ATGGCCTCTGATTCGCGCAGCAATGCGGGCTACGATCAGGTGAATCTCTGCCGCAAGATGCACACCTTCGTCATGCCTGACGAGCGCGCATTCGTGATCCTCACCAGCGGCAGCGTCTCGCTCACCCAGTCCGTCATTACGCTGCTGCGAGAGGACTTCAACGCGGGCGAGGGTCTGGCCAAAGTTCCAACACCTTATGCCGCCTCGCGAGTTGTGGGCGAAGCCGTGCGCCGAGTCTCCGATCTTGACCGAGCGCACCTGGAGAAGGATGACTTCTCCTTCAATATCAACCTGCTGTTGGGTGGGCAGGTGAAGGGATCGCGCTCCGGTCTCTACCTGGTCTATCCGCAAGGCAATCCGCTTAGCGCTACGCAGGATTCTCCATATCTGCAGATTGGCGAATGCAAGTATGGCCGGCCGATTCTCGACCGCGGCATCGTGCATGGGTCGACACCGCTGGAGGTTGCCGCACTTTACGGACTGCTTTCGTTTGATGCGGCCATGCGCTCCAATGTGACTGTAGGTCCTCCAATCGAGATGCTTATCTACAGGAATGACTCGTTGCACTTCGACGGCTATCGAAGCTTTCCAGCCGATGATCCTGAGTTGCTCTCGATCCACCGGCAATGGGAGCGTGCGCTGCGCAAAGCTGTTGAGGACTTACCCAAAATCCACTTCAACGCCTGCCTTCCAGGTCACTAG
- a CDS encoding transglutaminase-like domain-containing protein: protein MRIRLGYDIRFDVPVPVTFVAMLQVHPSRLQDLLEPDELLVSPAMPQEAYLDSFGNRCSRFHVSTGETKLEGRTLIKDSGCQDPQNLDAMEIPVAELPPDTLRYLIASRYCEVDRLSAVARDLFDDVVPGWSRVQAICDWVYRKITFGYSYARSTKTALDVFTERLGVCRDYQHLAIAFCRSLNIPARYATGYLGDIGVPAAPTPMDFSAWFEAYLGDRWWTFDARHNEPRIGRVLMAVGRDAADVAITTSFGIANLKYFQVVTDQVVEHE, encoded by the coding sequence ATGCGAATACGTCTGGGCTACGACATCCGCTTCGATGTTCCCGTTCCCGTTACCTTCGTGGCGATGCTGCAGGTCCATCCATCGCGTCTTCAGGATCTGCTTGAGCCCGATGAATTGCTTGTCTCTCCCGCCATGCCGCAGGAAGCGTACCTCGATTCATTCGGCAATCGATGCAGCCGCTTCCACGTTTCCACCGGAGAAACAAAGCTGGAGGGTCGGACATTGATCAAGGATTCTGGTTGTCAGGATCCGCAGAATCTCGATGCGATGGAAATACCTGTTGCAGAACTGCCACCAGACACACTCCGCTACCTGATCGCTAGCCGTTACTGCGAGGTGGACCGGCTTTCAGCGGTCGCGCGGGATCTGTTTGATGATGTGGTGCCGGGTTGGAGTCGAGTTCAGGCAATCTGTGATTGGGTCTACCGCAAGATCACGTTCGGCTACTCCTATGCCCGCTCTACGAAAACGGCCCTCGATGTCTTCACGGAACGTTTGGGCGTATGCCGCGATTATCAGCATCTGGCGATCGCATTCTGCCGTTCGTTGAATATTCCCGCTAGGTATGCGACGGGATATCTCGGAGACATCGGAGTTCCTGCCGCGCCAACTCCGATGGACTTCAGTGCCTGGTTCGAGGCATACCTGGGCGATCGCTGGTGGACTTTCGACGCCCGGCACAATGAACCGCGCATCGGCCGAGTGTTGATGGCAGTCGGGCGTGACGCTGCCG